Proteins co-encoded in one Luteolibacter sp. Y139 genomic window:
- the rnpA gene encoding ribonuclease P protein component, with translation MRLPRKHSMTHRADFARARKDGQAKAGRFVVLSSLADPALPHLKYAVITTRKVGKAHDRNLLRRRIRAILQLHGERIADPKRLLVTIPRPGSATATYAELEADWLKQAKRLGLLS, from the coding sequence ATGCGCCTCCCGCGGAAGCACAGTATGACGCACCGCGCGGACTTTGCCCGCGCGCGAAAAGACGGTCAGGCGAAAGCCGGCCGTTTTGTCGTGCTCAGTAGTCTCGCCGATCCGGCGCTGCCGCACTTGAAATATGCGGTGATCACCACCCGGAAGGTGGGGAAGGCGCATGACCGGAACCTGCTGCGCCGGCGGATCCGGGCGATCCTGCAGCTCCACGGCGAGCGCATCGCCGATCCGAAGCGGCTGCTGGTCACGATCCCGCGACCGGGGTCGGCCACGGCCACCTACGCCGAGCTGGAGGCCGATTGGCTGAAGCAGGCGAAACGGCTGGGCTTACTTTCGTAG
- the yidD gene encoding membrane protein insertion efficiency factor YidD — protein sequence MKRLIRIAIRGYQIFLNPVLKALGGPNSGCRFTPSCSNYFLQAVEAHGSLKGSWLGVCRIFRCHPWGGYGYDPVPPKPGGETPDHHHRPAGPDA from the coding sequence ATGAAGCGCCTCATCCGCATCGCCATCCGAGGCTACCAGATTTTCCTCAACCCCGTCCTCAAGGCGCTGGGCGGGCCGAACAGTGGCTGCCGCTTCACGCCGAGCTGTTCGAACTACTTCCTGCAGGCCGTGGAGGCCCATGGCTCCCTCAAAGGTTCATGGCTCGGGGTCTGCCGGATTTTCCGCTGTCATCCGTGGGGGGGCTATGGTTATGACCCCGTCCCGCCGAAACCGGGTGGCGAAACTCCTGATCACCACCACCGTCCCGCCGGGCCGGACGCCTGA
- a CDS encoding 8-oxo-dGTP diphosphatase has product MSPSPIDWASWRAEIHATLLFIVKDGEILLIEKKRGIGMGKINGPGGKIDPGETPLECAVRETHEELGITALRPVKMGELHFAMGTIPDILCHVYLAHAFEGRPVETVEAKPLWCRLADIPYDRMWRDDIHWLPQMLDGRKFYGRFIFDGEEEIVWQDIEWDVHWAS; this is encoded by the coding sequence ATGTCTCCATCCCCGATCGATTGGGCCAGTTGGCGCGCGGAAATCCACGCCACGCTGCTGTTCATCGTCAAGGACGGGGAGATCCTGCTGATCGAGAAGAAGCGCGGGATCGGGATGGGCAAGATCAATGGCCCGGGTGGCAAGATCGATCCGGGTGAGACGCCGCTGGAGTGCGCGGTGCGGGAGACCCATGAGGAGCTCGGCATCACTGCGCTGCGGCCGGTGAAGATGGGCGAGCTTCATTTCGCGATGGGGACGATCCCGGACATCCTGTGCCACGTCTACCTGGCGCACGCTTTCGAGGGGCGGCCGGTGGAGACGGTGGAGGCGAAGCCGCTGTGGTGCCGGCTGGCGGACATTCCCTACGACCGGATGTGGAGGGATGACATCCACTGGCTGCCGCAGATGCTGGATGGCCGGAAGTTTTACGGGCGGTTCATTTTCGACGGGGAAGAGGAGATCGTGTGGCAGGACATCGAGTGGGATGTCCACTGGGCGTCCTGA
- the ppk1 gene encoding polyphosphate kinase 1 encodes MSIPFINRELSWLEFNQRVLNEALRGDLPLLERVKFLAITASNLDEFFQVRVGSLMLLRRSGRKNPDPSGLTPVQQLTEIRKRMQRMIEDQYKLFTTVLCPALQEAGIRLVDSKNLSPAQANKVAEAFHDSISPLLTPLAVVSGEEPPLVPALQLIVACRIADSETGAIRHALIPIPDGLPRRVSVSDGDGVSFVLIEDVVARHASELFPGEDVEATACFRVTRNGDIAVQEDDAADLAGEMEEVLAARKLSDTVRLELPASLPRDLAKVIQEVCGAPSEGTYRVAGPLALSGFMDLAFTPGFDNLRDEDWPSQPSPDIEPGDSIFDAVGRRDVLLHHPYESFEPVMRFIEEAADDPQVVSIKQVLYRTAKQSRIIDALIRAAENGKAVTVLVELKARFDEARNLLRAEELQRAGAQIVYGVKGLKTHAKICLVVRREDGRLRRYVHLGTGNYNESTARLYTDISLLTCRPEYGADASLFFNAVTGRSKLLRFQRLVPAPTAMKPRLLDLIASEAERARQGEPARIYAKVNSLQDPDIIAALYQASKAGVEINLNVRGICCLKTGDARHSKHIRVVSVIDRYLEHARIFYFHHGGDPEIFIASADWMGRNLDRRVELMVPIEDSRARRRLLRILESFFQDNTQASKILPDGSSERLKPAAGEKKFRAQEHFFKEARRSAKARDHERAMTFEPHRPK; translated from the coding sequence ATGTCGATTCCCTTCATCAACCGCGAGCTGTCCTGGCTGGAGTTCAACCAGCGCGTCCTCAACGAGGCACTGCGGGGCGACCTGCCATTGTTAGAGAGGGTGAAGTTCCTCGCGATCACCGCCTCGAACCTCGACGAGTTCTTCCAGGTCCGCGTCGGCAGCCTGATGCTGCTGCGCCGCAGCGGCCGCAAGAATCCGGATCCTTCAGGCCTCACGCCTGTCCAACAGCTCACCGAGATCCGCAAGCGCATGCAGCGGATGATCGAGGATCAATACAAGCTCTTCACCACGGTCCTCTGCCCCGCATTGCAGGAGGCCGGCATCCGTCTGGTAGACTCGAAGAATCTTTCTCCAGCGCAGGCGAACAAGGTCGCGGAGGCCTTCCACGATTCCATCTCACCGCTGCTCACGCCGCTGGCGGTCGTATCGGGCGAGGAGCCGCCGCTGGTGCCCGCACTGCAGTTGATCGTCGCCTGCCGCATCGCCGACAGCGAGACCGGTGCCATCCGCCACGCCCTGATCCCCATCCCCGATGGTCTCCCGCGCCGCGTTTCCGTGAGCGATGGCGATGGCGTCTCCTTCGTCCTGATCGAGGACGTGGTCGCCCGCCATGCCAGTGAATTGTTCCCCGGTGAGGATGTCGAAGCCACCGCCTGCTTCCGCGTAACGCGCAATGGCGACATCGCCGTACAAGAGGACGATGCCGCCGACCTCGCCGGTGAAATGGAAGAAGTCCTCGCCGCCCGGAAGCTCTCCGACACCGTGCGTCTCGAGCTTCCCGCCAGCCTGCCGCGCGACTTGGCGAAGGTGATTCAGGAAGTCTGCGGCGCCCCCTCCGAAGGCACCTACCGCGTCGCCGGGCCGCTCGCTCTTTCCGGCTTCATGGACCTCGCCTTCACCCCGGGCTTCGATAACCTGCGCGACGAAGACTGGCCATCGCAGCCCTCGCCGGACATTGAACCCGGTGATTCCATCTTCGATGCCGTTGGCCGCCGCGATGTGCTGCTGCACCACCCCTACGAGAGCTTCGAGCCGGTGATGCGCTTCATCGAGGAAGCCGCGGACGACCCACAGGTCGTCTCCATCAAGCAGGTCCTTTATCGCACCGCGAAACAGTCCCGCATCATCGATGCCCTGATCCGCGCGGCGGAAAACGGCAAGGCCGTCACCGTCCTGGTCGAGCTCAAGGCCCGCTTCGACGAAGCGCGCAACCTGCTCCGCGCCGAAGAACTCCAGCGTGCCGGCGCTCAGATCGTCTACGGCGTGAAGGGCCTCAAGACCCACGCCAAGATCTGCCTCGTCGTCCGCCGCGAAGACGGCCGCCTGCGCCGCTACGTTCACCTTGGCACCGGCAACTACAACGAAAGCACCGCCCGCCTCTACACGGACATTTCCCTGCTCACCTGCCGCCCCGAGTACGGCGCGGATGCCTCGCTCTTCTTCAACGCCGTCACCGGCCGCTCGAAGCTTCTGCGCTTCCAGCGCTTGGTTCCCGCGCCGACGGCCATGAAGCCGCGCCTGCTGGACCTGATCGCCTCCGAGGCCGAGCGCGCCCGCCAGGGCGAACCGGCGCGCATCTACGCCAAGGTCAACTCGCTCCAGGACCCGGACATCATCGCCGCGCTCTATCAGGCGTCGAAGGCCGGCGTGGAAATCAATCTCAACGTCCGCGGCATCTGCTGCCTGAAAACCGGCGACGCCCGCCACTCGAAACACATCCGCGTCGTCTCGGTCATTGATCGCTACCTGGAGCACGCCCGCATCTTCTACTTCCACCACGGTGGCGACCCCGAGATCTTCATCGCCTCCGCCGACTGGATGGGCCGCAATCTCGACCGCCGCGTCGAGTTGATGGTGCCCATCGAGGACAGCCGCGCCCGCCGCCGGCTGCTGCGAATCCTGGAGTCGTTCTTCCAAGACAATACCCAGGCCTCGAAGATCCTACCCGATGGTTCCTCCGAACGCCTTAAGCCAGCCGCCGGCGAAAAGAAATTCCGCGCCCAGGAGCACTTCTTCAAGGAAGCCCGCCGCTCCGCCAAAGCCCGCGATCACGAGCGCGCCATGACCTTCGAGCCCCACCGCCCGAAATAG
- a CDS encoding Ppx/GppA phosphatase family protein has protein sequence MPDSPASDATGSLVTAIHVGASSVSMMVAETQPDGTHKAVDFLEQPAPLARDVFRHGKVSAETTERIVEILHDYQNALAEYGADGRKITRAVATNILIEATNHDIFLNRIRIACGLSINPIDDGEMTRLIYLKTRRRLKDTPAMKRRCALVVHVGPGNTRALLFQDGAITRYTSYRLGTHRTREATDASHAEGPSMLRVIREHTSGNLAQMRFDYHDIELEGLVVIGYEIQQIARQLTRGAAGTAVSTKALQKLSIEASQMSELDLVNRYQIDYQTAEALLPALETNLAIAETFGLKELHVPASDYEQGILLDLLVSGSLAGTLDQEVLRSAKILASRYQSDPRHGEHVGKLCHHLFTELQDLHGMTKHDAMLLQVAAILHEVGTFVSPRAHHKHSEYIILNSEIFGLDRLDIDMIAMIARYHRHSGPRIDHPNYRDLDTVDRIRVAKLSAILRVADALERTHDQRVHEIIVRRDDRRLRLTLPGLNDAAVERLAMASKADLFEQVFGLEVVIDDAG, from the coding sequence ATGCCTGACTCGCCCGCTTCCGACGCCACCGGTTCGCTCGTCACCGCGATCCACGTCGGGGCCAGTTCCGTGTCGATGATGGTCGCGGAAACCCAGCCGGACGGCACCCACAAGGCGGTCGATTTCCTCGAGCAGCCCGCTCCCCTCGCCCGCGACGTCTTCCGCCATGGGAAAGTCAGTGCCGAGACCACCGAGCGCATCGTCGAAATCCTCCACGACTACCAGAACGCGCTGGCCGAATATGGTGCCGACGGCCGCAAGATCACCCGCGCCGTGGCCACGAACATCCTGATCGAGGCCACCAACCACGATATCTTCCTCAATCGCATCCGCATCGCCTGCGGCCTCTCGATCAATCCGATCGACGACGGCGAGATGACGCGCCTGATCTATCTCAAGACCCGCCGCCGCCTGAAGGACACCCCGGCCATGAAGCGCCGCTGCGCGCTGGTCGTCCACGTCGGCCCCGGCAATACCCGCGCGCTCCTCTTTCAGGACGGCGCCATCACCCGCTACACCAGCTACCGCCTCGGCACCCACCGCACCCGCGAGGCGACCGATGCCTCCCACGCCGAAGGCCCCTCCATGCTCCGCGTCATCCGCGAGCACACCTCCGGCAATCTCGCCCAGATGCGCTTCGATTACCACGATATCGAGCTCGAAGGACTGGTGGTCATCGGCTACGAGATCCAACAGATCGCCCGCCAGCTCACCAGAGGCGCCGCCGGCACCGCCGTTTCCACCAAGGCGCTCCAGAAGCTCTCGATCGAAGCCTCCCAGATGAGCGAGCTCGATTTGGTCAATCGCTACCAGATCGACTACCAGACCGCAGAAGCGCTGCTACCCGCCCTGGAAACCAATCTCGCCATCGCCGAAACCTTCGGCCTGAAGGAATTGCACGTTCCCGCCAGCGACTACGAGCAGGGCATCCTGCTGGATCTGTTAGTCTCCGGCAGCCTCGCCGGCACCTTGGACCAGGAAGTGCTGCGCTCGGCGAAGATCCTCGCTTCCCGTTACCAGTCCGACCCGCGCCACGGCGAGCACGTGGGAAAACTCTGCCACCACCTTTTCACCGAGCTGCAGGACCTGCACGGCATGACGAAGCACGATGCCATGCTGCTCCAGGTCGCCGCGATCCTCCACGAGGTCGGCACCTTCGTCAGCCCGCGCGCCCATCACAAGCACTCGGAATACATCATTCTCAATAGCGAGATCTTCGGACTCGACCGGCTGGACATCGACATGATCGCGATGATCGCCCGCTATCACCGCCACTCCGGGCCCCGCATCGATCACCCGAACTACCGCGACCTCGACACCGTCGACCGCATCCGCGTCGCCAAGCTCTCCGCGATCCTCCGCGTCGCCGATGCCCTTGAGCGAACCCACGACCAGCGGGTGCACGAAATCATCGTCCGCCGCGACGACCGCCGCCTCCGCCTCACCCTTCCCGGCCTGAACGATGCCGCCGTGGAGCGCCTCGCGATGGCATCCAAGGCGGACCTGTTCGAACAAGTCTTCGGCCTTGAGGTCGTGATCGATGACGCAGGCTAA
- a CDS encoding GNAT family N-acetyltransferase gives MSQGSSSSAVANRPKVVPATIEDLQGLTDLVMELFAESDEFTSNHDVQERGLALILEQPSRGRIFLVRNETRIIGMVNLLFTISTAMGGFVILMEDVIVHPAHRGQGYGGMLLDHVIEFAKQKDFKRITLLTDKISAESQNFFRKNGFEYSNMIPMRRIITG, from the coding sequence GTGAGCCAAGGATCTTCCTCCAGCGCCGTCGCCAACCGGCCCAAGGTCGTGCCTGCGACGATCGAAGACCTTCAGGGACTTACCGATCTCGTGATGGAGCTGTTCGCCGAGTCCGACGAGTTCACCTCCAATCACGATGTCCAGGAGCGCGGCCTAGCCCTGATCCTGGAGCAACCGAGCCGCGGCCGCATCTTCCTGGTGCGGAACGAAACCCGGATCATCGGCATGGTGAACCTTCTGTTCACCATTTCCACCGCCATGGGCGGATTCGTGATCCTCATGGAAGACGTCATCGTTCACCCGGCCCACCGCGGCCAGGGCTACGGCGGCATGCTGCTGGACCACGTCATCGAGTTCGCCAAGCAGAAGGACTTCAAGCGCATCACCCTGCTGACCGACAAGATCAGCGCCGAGTCGCAGAATTTCTTCCGCAAGAATGGCTTCGAGTATTCCAACATGATCCCCATGCGGCGGATCATCACCGGCTGA
- the yidC gene encoding membrane protein insertase YidC, protein MYDRKTWIAVIACSILLAVNVVYQQKNARLLAEQKQREAAEEAAKKPATPEKPATPDGAPASDKPGSLVEAEPQPQMVEQLVTLETDKTIFTFTSIGGGLKFAEFKEQKPGLEGPVRMNRHGSSPIGAISDGPDRLESVSYEFVEKDSVKDKTVVFRGKLPSGLWAKKTWSLVESDKPGASYVLDFKLQMENGTPNPVNLDQFSLFLGSSSPLDHVEYPTQSGFVWHDDGKFHFTPNSSFAKGWFKPEKTEIRETLEKADFAGVTNQFFATAVKPVEPGKSLVWAKIADVDLVAGQKPVKAIRAGLQLPAVTLAAGEQRGISYQVFTGPKENRMLRKMGDDWGSLMNYGFFSPFSRFMNWSLWWVHAGMEKISGKWSWGLSVIALTLLLRTAIWPLYNRSNRTMKRMAKLKPEMDKLKEKYPDDPQKMNTEMMGLYRKFGINPLGGCLPMFAQLPIFFGFFSMLQHAVEMRGAPFLYWVHDLSQPDTVAHLAGIPINPLPIIMAITSVTQMAMMPNTGGDKTQQTMMKMMPFVFLFMCYNFASALALYWTVSNLFSIGQTWLSNRLPEPELKTKAGGSGKSWVERMAEKQADMERMRQARGRVVDSNDEDPGSSKKRPPRTGG, encoded by the coding sequence ATGTACGACCGCAAGACTTGGATAGCCGTTATCGCCTGTAGCATCTTGCTGGCGGTCAACGTCGTCTATCAGCAGAAGAACGCCCGCCTGCTCGCTGAACAAAAGCAGCGCGAGGCCGCCGAGGAAGCCGCCAAGAAGCCGGCGACGCCGGAAAAACCCGCCACCCCTGACGGAGCGCCCGCGAGCGACAAGCCGGGCTCGCTGGTCGAGGCCGAGCCGCAGCCCCAGATGGTGGAGCAGCTGGTCACGCTGGAGACGGACAAGACGATCTTCACCTTCACCTCGATCGGCGGCGGCCTGAAGTTTGCCGAGTTCAAGGAGCAGAAGCCCGGCCTGGAAGGCCCGGTGCGCATGAACCGCCACGGCAGCAGCCCGATCGGGGCGATCTCCGACGGTCCGGACCGCCTTGAATCGGTTTCCTACGAGTTTGTCGAAAAGGACTCCGTAAAGGACAAGACGGTGGTCTTCCGTGGCAAGCTGCCTTCCGGGCTGTGGGCCAAGAAAACCTGGTCGCTGGTGGAAAGCGACAAGCCTGGTGCCTCCTACGTGCTGGACTTCAAGCTCCAGATGGAGAACGGCACCCCGAATCCGGTCAATCTCGACCAATTCAGCCTCTTCCTCGGCAGCTCCTCGCCGCTCGACCATGTCGAGTATCCGACCCAGTCGGGCTTCGTCTGGCATGATGACGGCAAGTTCCATTTCACGCCGAACTCGAGCTTTGCCAAGGGCTGGTTCAAGCCGGAGAAAACGGAGATCAGGGAGACGCTCGAGAAGGCGGATTTCGCCGGTGTCACGAACCAGTTTTTCGCGACCGCGGTGAAGCCGGTCGAGCCGGGCAAGTCGCTGGTGTGGGCCAAGATTGCCGACGTCGATCTCGTGGCGGGCCAGAAGCCGGTCAAAGCCATCCGTGCCGGGCTGCAGCTTCCAGCGGTGACGCTGGCGGCTGGCGAGCAGCGCGGCATCAGCTACCAGGTCTTCACCGGCCCGAAGGAAAACCGCATGCTCCGCAAGATGGGCGACGATTGGGGCTCGCTGATGAACTACGGCTTTTTCAGCCCGTTCAGCCGCTTCATGAACTGGTCGCTGTGGTGGGTCCACGCCGGCATGGAAAAGATCTCCGGCAAATGGTCCTGGGGCCTGTCCGTCATCGCCCTGACCCTGCTCCTGCGCACGGCGATCTGGCCGCTCTACAACCGCTCCAACCGGACGATGAAGCGGATGGCGAAGCTGAAGCCGGAGATGGACAAGCTGAAGGAGAAGTATCCAGACGATCCGCAGAAGATGAACACCGAGATGATGGGGCTGTACCGCAAGTTCGGTATCAACCCGCTCGGCGGCTGCTTGCCGATGTTCGCCCAGCTGCCGATTTTCTTCGGCTTCTTCTCGATGCTCCAGCACGCGGTGGAAATGCGCGGTGCTCCTTTCCTCTACTGGGTGCATGACCTTTCCCAGCCGGACACCGTGGCGCATCTCGCCGGGATTCCGATCAACCCTCTGCCGATCATCATGGCGATCACCAGCGTGACGCAGATGGCGATGATGCCGAATACCGGCGGGGACAAGACGCAGCAGACGATGATGAAGATGATGCCGTTCGTCTTCCTGTTCATGTGCTACAATTTCGCTTCGGCGCTGGCGCTTTACTGGACGGTCTCGAACCTGTTCTCGATCGGCCAGACTTGGCTGTCCAACCGCCTGCCTGAGCCTGAGCTCAAGACGAAAGCTGGTGGCAGCGGGAAGAGCTGGGTGGAGCGGATGGCGGAAAAGCAGGCCGACATGGAGCGGATGCGCCAGGCCCGCGGGCGAGTGGTGGATTCCAATGATGAGGATCCCGGTTCGTCGAAGAAGCGTCCGCCGCGGACGGGGGGCTGA
- a CDS encoding DUF2237 family protein has protein sequence MATERRNVLGGVLQTCSTRPMTGFFRDGCCRTGRGDVGVHVVCASVTEEFLAWSKARGNDLSTPRPEFDFPGLNPGDRWCLCAARWKEALDAGHAPAVMLEATHESALEFVDLEDLRAHALR, from the coding sequence ATGGCCACGGAGAGACGCAACGTATTGGGTGGAGTCCTGCAAACTTGCTCGACCCGGCCGATGACCGGCTTTTTCCGGGACGGTTGCTGCCGGACCGGTCGCGGGGATGTAGGCGTGCACGTCGTCTGTGCCAGCGTGACGGAGGAGTTTCTCGCGTGGTCGAAGGCGCGCGGGAATGACCTGAGCACGCCGCGGCCGGAGTTCGATTTTCCCGGGCTGAATCCCGGCGATCGCTGGTGCTTGTGCGCCGCCCGTTGGAAGGAAGCGCTGGATGCAGGCCACGCTCCGGCGGTGATGCTGGAGGCGACGCATGAGTCAGCGCTGGAGTTCGTGGATCTGGAGGATCTGCGGGCGCATGCGCTGCGGTGA
- the trpB gene encoding tryptophan synthase subunit beta: MPVPTLPDATGHFGKFGGMFVPETLMAPLQELSEAYDAARKDPEFQRELDDLLTNYVGRPTPLYFAERWTEKLGGAKIYLKREDLLHTGAHKINNAIGQILLAKRLGKKRIIAETGAGQHGVATATVCARFGMECVVYMGAVDMERQALNVARMKLMGAEVRAVTAGQATLKEAVNEAMRDWVATVDHTHYILGSALGSHPFPMMVRDFHRVIGLEAREQILAKEGRLPDLLVACVGGGSNAIGLFHPFLQDDDVRMVGVEAGGLGILPEKHAARFQGGKLGVLQGTKTWLLANEDGQIELTHSVSAGLDYAAVGPEHAYLQDIGRVEYTYATDDEALAAFKELAHTEGILPALESSHAMAYVSKIAGSLPKTSILIANLSGRGDKDVEQAAKYLLGGV; this comes from the coding sequence ATGCCCGTTCCCACGCTTCCCGATGCTACCGGCCATTTTGGCAAATTCGGCGGCATGTTCGTGCCTGAGACCCTGATGGCTCCGCTGCAGGAGCTGTCCGAGGCCTACGATGCCGCCCGCAAGGACCCGGAATTCCAGCGCGAGCTCGATGACCTGCTGACGAACTACGTCGGCCGGCCGACGCCGCTGTATTTCGCCGAGCGATGGACGGAGAAGCTGGGTGGCGCGAAGATTTACCTGAAGCGGGAGGACCTGCTGCACACCGGCGCGCACAAGATCAACAACGCGATCGGCCAGATCCTGCTGGCGAAGCGGCTCGGCAAGAAGCGGATCATCGCGGAAACCGGAGCCGGCCAGCATGGCGTGGCGACGGCGACCGTGTGCGCGCGCTTCGGCATGGAGTGCGTGGTTTACATGGGTGCGGTGGACATGGAGCGGCAGGCGCTCAATGTGGCCCGCATGAAGCTGATGGGTGCCGAGGTCCGTGCGGTGACGGCGGGTCAGGCCACTCTCAAAGAGGCGGTGAATGAGGCGATGCGTGACTGGGTCGCGACGGTGGATCACACGCACTACATTCTCGGCTCGGCGCTGGGGTCGCATCCGTTCCCGATGATGGTGCGGGATTTCCATCGTGTGATCGGCTTGGAGGCCCGCGAACAGATTCTAGCGAAGGAAGGCCGTTTGCCGGACTTGCTGGTCGCCTGTGTCGGTGGCGGGTCGAATGCGATCGGGCTGTTCCATCCCTTCTTGCAGGATGATGATGTGCGGATGGTGGGCGTTGAGGCCGGTGGTCTTGGCATCTTGCCGGAGAAGCACGCGGCTCGTTTCCAAGGCGGCAAGCTCGGGGTGCTTCAAGGCACCAAGACGTGGTTGCTGGCGAATGAGGACGGGCAGATCGAACTCACGCACTCGGTTTCCGCGGGTCTCGACTATGCGGCGGTGGGACCGGAGCACGCTTATCTGCAGGACATCGGCCGGGTGGAGTATACTTACGCCACGGACGACGAGGCCTTGGCCGCGTTCAAGGAGTTGGCGCATACCGAGGGGATTCTGCCTGCGCTGGAGAGCTCGCATGCGATGGCGTATGTCTCGAAGATCGCGGGGAGCTTGCCGAAGACTTCTATCCTGATCGCGAACCTTTCGGGGCGCGGGGACAAGGATGTGGAGCAGGCGGCGAAGTACCTGTTGGGTGGAGTTTGA
- a CDS encoding alpha/beta hydrolase, which translates to MVAWIVSLRRRRLRRFLIITAALGLGGCGATTEWVSHAIVQPARKGVGAHVPDDLAARTFVLPDKVEMRVWEARPNELPKAAILVLHGVADSKASQVETLRFLARRGVYAMAPDFRAHGDSGGKFATYGYLEKKDLTSLRRAVEKEFPGIRVGLWGTSYGGAVALQAMGADKEFDFGIIESTFADLREVARDQVTMRTTLPVSGLGPYFINAAGRMASFDPGEVAPEKAIENVHVPVLHLHGEADPLIPISQGWRIASHANKGPNYHFVPIAHGGHYNLREGDPATYEREVNGFLDRMVDGKRD; encoded by the coding sequence ATGGTAGCCTGGATCGTCTCCCTGCGGCGTCGGCGGCTCCGGCGTTTCCTGATCATCACCGCGGCTCTCGGCTTGGGTGGCTGTGGCGCGACGACGGAGTGGGTTTCCCATGCGATCGTGCAGCCGGCTCGCAAGGGTGTGGGGGCGCATGTGCCGGATGATTTGGCCGCGCGGACTTTCGTGCTGCCGGACAAGGTGGAGATGCGCGTCTGGGAGGCACGGCCGAACGAACTGCCGAAGGCGGCGATCCTGGTCCTGCACGGGGTGGCGGACTCGAAGGCGAGCCAAGTGGAGACGCTGCGTTTCCTAGCGAGGCGAGGGGTGTATGCGATGGCACCGGATTTCCGGGCGCATGGGGACAGCGGCGGGAAATTCGCGACCTATGGCTATCTGGAGAAGAAGGATCTGACCTCGCTGCGGCGGGCGGTGGAGAAGGAGTTCCCGGGCATCCGTGTCGGGCTGTGGGGAACGTCTTACGGCGGTGCGGTGGCCTTGCAGGCGATGGGCGCGGACAAGGAGTTCGACTTCGGGATCATCGAGAGCACCTTCGCCGACCTGCGTGAGGTGGCGCGGGATCAGGTGACGATGCGGACGACGTTGCCGGTAAGCGGGCTCGGTCCGTATTTCATCAACGCGGCGGGCAGGATGGCTTCATTCGATCCCGGGGAGGTGGCGCCGGAGAAGGCGATCGAGAATGTCCATGTGCCCGTACTTCACTTGCACGGTGAAGCGGATCCGCTGATTCCGATTTCGCAAGGCTGGCGGATTGCGAGCCATGCGAACAAAGGGCCGAACTACCACTTCGTGCCGATCGCCCACGGGGGACACTATAATTTGCGGGAGGGTGATCCGGCGACGTATGAGCGCGAGGTGAATGGGTTTCTGGACCGGATGGTGGATGGGAAAAGGGATTGA
- a CDS encoding PPK2 family polyphosphate kinase produces the protein MKIGDALKRYRVKPGEKLDLSAIDAGDFSLFPEGGKAASVELFDQLRDELQALQKVLYAQNKHRILIVLQAMDTGGKDGCVKHVFSRVDPQGVNVKAYKKPSEEELAHDFLWRVHPHVPGNGQIVIFNRSHYEDILAVRVKKLFGDDVWKRRYRHVIEFERMLAEEGTTIIKMFLHISKDEQKRRLESRLANPAKYWKFNPDDLSDRARWDEFQKAYEDLIEKTATEQSPWFIIPGDRKWYRNLVVARIMVDVLRGLKMDFPSVTWDPKSVVIE, from the coding sequence ATGAAAATCGGCGACGCGCTGAAACGCTACCGGGTGAAGCCCGGCGAGAAGTTGGACCTTTCGGCCATCGATGCCGGTGACTTCTCGCTTTTTCCGGAGGGTGGCAAGGCGGCCTCGGTGGAGCTCTTCGACCAACTGCGGGATGAGCTCCAAGCGCTGCAGAAGGTGCTGTATGCGCAGAACAAGCACCGCATCCTTATCGTGCTCCAGGCGATGGACACCGGCGGCAAGGATGGCTGCGTGAAGCATGTGTTCTCGCGGGTGGATCCGCAGGGCGTGAACGTGAAGGCCTACAAGAAGCCGAGCGAGGAAGAGCTGGCGCATGATTTCCTGTGGCGCGTGCATCCGCATGTGCCGGGCAACGGGCAGATCGTCATTTTCAACCGCAGCCACTACGAGGACATCCTCGCGGTGCGGGTGAAGAAGCTTTTCGGCGACGATGTCTGGAAACGCCGCTACCGCCATGTGATCGAATTCGAGCGGATGCTGGCGGAGGAGGGGACCACGATCATCAAGATGTTTCTCCACATCTCGAAGGACGAGCAGAAGCGTCGGCTGGAGTCGCGATTGGCCAATCCGGCGAAGTACTGGAAATTCAATCCGGATGATCTCTCCGACCGGGCTCGCTGGGATGAATTCCAGAAGGCCTACGAGGACCTGATCGAGAAGACCGCCACCGAGCAGTCGCCGTGGTTCATCATTCCCGGCGATCGCAAGTGGTATCGCAATCTGGTGGTGGCGCGGATCATGGTGGATGTGCTGCGTGGCCTGAAGATGGACTTTCCGAGCGTGACCTGGGATCCGAAGTCGGTGGTGATCGAGTGA